The following coding sequences are from one Vulpes vulpes isolate BD-2025 chromosome 12, VulVul3, whole genome shotgun sequence window:
- the RNF112 gene encoding RING finger protein 112 isoform X2 codes for MPRSALSIISFCHRLGKQERKRSFMGSSRNSWSHTPFPKLELGLGSRPAVPRELPACSICLERLREPISLDCGHDFCTRCFSTHRVPGCEPPCCPECRKICKQKRGLRSLGEKMKLLPQRPLPAVLQETCAVRAEPLLLVRINASGGLILRMGAINRCLKHPLARDTPVCLLAVLGEQHSGKTFLLNHLLRGLPSLESGEGGWPRGGGSLQGFRWGANSLTRGIWMWSHPFLLGKEGRKVAVFLVDTGDAMSPELSRETRTKLCALTTMLSSYQILNTSPELKDTDLEYLEMFVHVAEVMGRHYGMVPIQHLDLLVRDSSYSSKAGLGRVGDMIQKSSGKYPKVQELLQGRRARCYLLPTPARQWATRGQGSPGDDDLGHLSAYVADVLSAAPQHAKSRCQGYWSEGRPVARGDRRLLTGQQLAQEIKNLSGWMGRTGPGFASADEMAAQLHDLRTVEAAKKEFEEYVRQQDVATKRIFSALRVLPDTMRNLLSTQKDAILARHGAALLCQGREQTLEALEAELQAEAKVFMDSYTMRFCGHLAAVGGAVGAGLMGLAGGVVGAGMAAAALAAEAGMVAAGAAVGATGAAVVGGGVGAGLAATVGCMEKEEDDRVQEGDREPLLQEE; via the exons GTCCCACACGCCATTCCCCAAgctggagctgggcctggggtccCGGCCCGCGGTGCCCCGGGAGCTCCCCGCCTGCTCCATCTGTCTGGAAAGGCTGCGGGAACCCATCTCGCTGGACTGTGGCCATGACTTCTGTACGCGGTGCTTCAGCACACACCGCGTCCCGGGCTGTGAGCCGCCCTGCTGTCCAGAGTGCCGGAAGATATGCAAGCAGAAGAGGGGCCTCCGGAGTCTGGGGGAGAAGATGAAGCTCCTGCCGCAGAGGCCTCTGCCCGCCGTGCTGCAG GAGACCTGTGCTGTGAGGGCAGAGCCACTGCTGCTGGTGCGAATCAATGCCTCTGGAGGCCTCATCTTGAGGATGGGAGCCATCAACCGCTGCCTGAAGCACCCCCTGGCCAGGGACACCCCTGTCtgcctccttgctgtcctgggggAGCAGCACTCAGGGAAGACCTTCCTTCTCAACCACTTGCTCCGGGGCCTGCCAAGCCTg GAGTCAGGGGAGGGCGGCTGGCCGAGAGGAGGAGGGTCCCTGCAGGGGTTCAGGTGGGGTGCCAATAGCCTTACCAGGGGCATATGGATGTGGAGCCACCCTTTCctgctggggaaggaggggaggaag GTGGCCGTGTTCTTGGTGGACACAGGGGATGCCATgagcccagagctgagcagagaaACGCGGACTAAGCTCTGTGCCCTCACCACGATGCTGAGCTCCTACCAG ATCCTCAATACCTCTCCGGAGCTGAAGGATACAGACCTGGAATATCTGGAG ATGTTTGTCCATGTGGCCGAGGTGATGGGCAGGCATTATGGGATGGTGCCAATCCAG CACCTGGATCTCTTAGTTCGGGACTCATCCTACTCCAGCAAGGCAGGGCTGGGCCGTGTGGGTGACATGATCCAG AAATCCTCTGGCAAGTACCCCAAGGTTCAGGAGCTGCTCCAAGGGAGGCGAGCCCGCTGTTACCTCCTGCCCACCCCGGCGCGGCAGTGGGCCACCAgaggccagggcagcccaggcg ATGACGATTTGGGGCACCTCTCCGCCTACGTGGCCGATGTGCTGAGCGCCGCCCCCCAGCACGCCAAGAGCCGCTGCCAGGGGTACTGGAGTGAGGGCCGCCCCGTGGCCAGGGGGGACAGACGCCTGCTCACGGGGCAGCAGTTAGCTCAGGAAATCAAG AACCTCTCGGGCTGGATGGGGAGGACGGGGCCCGGGTTCGCCTCCGCGGATGAG ATGGCCGCCCAGCTGCACGACCTGAGGACGGTGGAGGCCGCCAAGAAGGAGTTCGAGGAGTACGTGCGGCAGCAG GACGTGGCCACCAAGCGCATCTTCTCTGCGCTCCGGGTGCTGCCCGACACCATGCGCAACCTGCTGTCCACGCAGAAGGACGCCATCCTGGCCCGCCACGGGGCGGCCCTGCTGTGCCAGGGCAGGGAGCAGACCCTGGAGGCGCTGGAGGCCGAGCTGCAGGCCGAGGCCAAGGTCTTCATGGACTCCTACACCATGCGCTTCTGCGGCCACCTGGCCGCCGTGGGCGGCGCCGTGGGCGCGGGGCTCATGGGCCTGGCGGGCGGCGTGGTGGGCGCGGGCATGGCAGCGGCCGCGCTGGCCGCCGAGGCCGGGATGGTGGCGGCGGGGGCCGCGGTGGGGGCCACGGGGGCCGCCGTGGTCGGGGGCGGCGTGGGCGCTGGGCTGGCGGCCACCGTGGGCTgcatggagaaggaggaggacgaCAGGGTGCAGGAGGGGGACCGGGAGCCCCTGCTGCAGGAGGAGTAA
- the RNF112 gene encoding RING finger protein 112 isoform X1, giving the protein MPRSALSIISFCHRLGKQERKRSFMGSSRNSWSHTPFPKLELGLGSRPAVPRELPACSICLERLREPISLDCGHDFCTRCFSTHRVPGCEPPCCPECRKICKQKRGLRSLGEKMKLLPQRPLPAVLQETCAVRAEPLLLVRINASGGLILRMGAINRCLKHPLARDTPVCLLAVLGEQHSGKTFLLNHLLRGLPSLESGEGGWPRGGGSLQGFRWGANSLTRGIWMWSHPFLLGKEGRKVAVFLVDTGDAMSPELSRETRTKLCALTTMLSSYQILNTSPELKDTDLEYLEMFVHVAEVMGRHYGMVPIQHLDLLVRDSSYSSKAGLGRVGDMIQKSSGKYPKVQELLQGRRARCYLLPTPARQWATRGQGSPGDTDDDLGHLSAYVADVLSAAPQHAKSRCQGYWSEGRPVARGDRRLLTGQQLAQEIKNLSGWMGRTGPGFASADEMAAQLHDLRTVEAAKKEFEEYVRQQDVATKRIFSALRVLPDTMRNLLSTQKDAILARHGAALLCQGREQTLEALEAELQAEAKVFMDSYTMRFCGHLAAVGGAVGAGLMGLAGGVVGAGMAAAALAAEAGMVAAGAAVGATGAAVVGGGVGAGLAATVGCMEKEEDDRVQEGDREPLLQEE; this is encoded by the exons GTCCCACACGCCATTCCCCAAgctggagctgggcctggggtccCGGCCCGCGGTGCCCCGGGAGCTCCCCGCCTGCTCCATCTGTCTGGAAAGGCTGCGGGAACCCATCTCGCTGGACTGTGGCCATGACTTCTGTACGCGGTGCTTCAGCACACACCGCGTCCCGGGCTGTGAGCCGCCCTGCTGTCCAGAGTGCCGGAAGATATGCAAGCAGAAGAGGGGCCTCCGGAGTCTGGGGGAGAAGATGAAGCTCCTGCCGCAGAGGCCTCTGCCCGCCGTGCTGCAG GAGACCTGTGCTGTGAGGGCAGAGCCACTGCTGCTGGTGCGAATCAATGCCTCTGGAGGCCTCATCTTGAGGATGGGAGCCATCAACCGCTGCCTGAAGCACCCCCTGGCCAGGGACACCCCTGTCtgcctccttgctgtcctgggggAGCAGCACTCAGGGAAGACCTTCCTTCTCAACCACTTGCTCCGGGGCCTGCCAAGCCTg GAGTCAGGGGAGGGCGGCTGGCCGAGAGGAGGAGGGTCCCTGCAGGGGTTCAGGTGGGGTGCCAATAGCCTTACCAGGGGCATATGGATGTGGAGCCACCCTTTCctgctggggaaggaggggaggaag GTGGCCGTGTTCTTGGTGGACACAGGGGATGCCATgagcccagagctgagcagagaaACGCGGACTAAGCTCTGTGCCCTCACCACGATGCTGAGCTCCTACCAG ATCCTCAATACCTCTCCGGAGCTGAAGGATACAGACCTGGAATATCTGGAG ATGTTTGTCCATGTGGCCGAGGTGATGGGCAGGCATTATGGGATGGTGCCAATCCAG CACCTGGATCTCTTAGTTCGGGACTCATCCTACTCCAGCAAGGCAGGGCTGGGCCGTGTGGGTGACATGATCCAG AAATCCTCTGGCAAGTACCCCAAGGTTCAGGAGCTGCTCCAAGGGAGGCGAGCCCGCTGTTACCTCCTGCCCACCCCGGCGCGGCAGTGGGCCACCAgaggccagggcagcccaggcg ACACAGATGACGATTTGGGGCACCTCTCCGCCTACGTGGCCGATGTGCTGAGCGCCGCCCCCCAGCACGCCAAGAGCCGCTGCCAGGGGTACTGGAGTGAGGGCCGCCCCGTGGCCAGGGGGGACAGACGCCTGCTCACGGGGCAGCAGTTAGCTCAGGAAATCAAG AACCTCTCGGGCTGGATGGGGAGGACGGGGCCCGGGTTCGCCTCCGCGGATGAG ATGGCCGCCCAGCTGCACGACCTGAGGACGGTGGAGGCCGCCAAGAAGGAGTTCGAGGAGTACGTGCGGCAGCAG GACGTGGCCACCAAGCGCATCTTCTCTGCGCTCCGGGTGCTGCCCGACACCATGCGCAACCTGCTGTCCACGCAGAAGGACGCCATCCTGGCCCGCCACGGGGCGGCCCTGCTGTGCCAGGGCAGGGAGCAGACCCTGGAGGCGCTGGAGGCCGAGCTGCAGGCCGAGGCCAAGGTCTTCATGGACTCCTACACCATGCGCTTCTGCGGCCACCTGGCCGCCGTGGGCGGCGCCGTGGGCGCGGGGCTCATGGGCCTGGCGGGCGGCGTGGTGGGCGCGGGCATGGCAGCGGCCGCGCTGGCCGCCGAGGCCGGGATGGTGGCGGCGGGGGCCGCGGTGGGGGCCACGGGGGCCGCCGTGGTCGGGGGCGGCGTGGGCGCTGGGCTGGCGGCCACCGTGGGCTgcatggagaaggaggaggacgaCAGGGTGCAGGAGGGGGACCGGGAGCCCCTGCTGCAGGAGGAGTAA